From the Gammaproteobacteria bacterium genome, the window AGATCTTCATATTCCTTTCGAACCATAGGATCCGCTAACATTTTAGCTTTCACTTTATCATGGGTATATCGAATCATTTTTTCACCTCATTCATTCTTTTGTTAGCTATGGCCAGTTCTTTTGGCGGCGTTTTTGCCGTTTTTTTCACAATACTATGCAGCACAATAATTTTTTTATCGATCATTGTGCAGTAGAAAACGCGAGCAATACCTGCAAACGATTTTATTCGCATTTCAAATAATCCATTACCCATGGCTTTGGTGTGCGGAAGCCCTAAATTTGGTCCGAACTCTTCCATGCTATCCACAAATTGCAAATACCTGGCTTGCATTGCTTTTGGAAGTTTCAAGATC encodes:
- a CDS encoding type II toxin-antitoxin system RelE/ParE family toxin; this encodes MKKYTIAYYDEKVENEILKLPKAMQARYLQFVDSMEEFGPNLGLPHTKAMGNGLFEMRIKSFAGIARVFYCTMIDKKIIVLHSIVKKTAKTPPKELAIANKRMNEVKK